A single window of Coleofasciculus sp. FACHB-1120 DNA harbors:
- the pgl gene encoding 6-phosphogluconolactonase, with the protein MNKIVEVLPDKTALIERSLQVCVEQIHAAIEQRSSCTIALSGGSTPKPLYEAIATQNLPWDKIHIFWGDERYVLPDHPDSNQGMARSAWLDKVNIPAANIHPMPTEEADPSVAADQHEQHIREFFQVQPGEFPAFDLILLGIGDDGHTASLFPHTEALNVRDRLITVGNKDGQPRITFTAPLINHARCVIFVVAGASKRPALAQVFAPTADDQTYPSRLIQPQGELWWLFDEAAGLELSRS; encoded by the coding sequence ATGAACAAAATCGTTGAAGTCTTACCAGATAAAACGGCGCTGATTGAGCGATCGCTCCAAGTGTGCGTCGAGCAAATTCACGCCGCAATCGAACAGCGATCGAGCTGTACTATCGCCTTGTCCGGTGGCAGCACCCCTAAGCCGCTGTATGAAGCGATCGCGACCCAAAATCTGCCTTGGGATAAAATTCACATTTTTTGGGGCGACGAACGCTACGTGCTGCCAGACCATCCCGATAGTAACCAAGGGATGGCGCGGAGTGCATGGCTGGATAAAGTAAATATCCCAGCCGCTAACATCCACCCCATGCCCACCGAGGAAGCCGATCCATCTGTCGCAGCGGATCAGCACGAACAACACATCAGGGAGTTTTTTCAAGTTCAACCCGGTGAATTTCCAGCGTTCGATCTCATTTTGTTAGGGATTGGAGACGACGGACATACAGCTTCTCTGTTTCCCCACACAGAAGCCTTGAATGTACGCGATCGCCTGATTACCGTCGGCAACAAAGACGGGCAACCCCGGATCACCTTCACGGCACCTCTGATTAATCATGCTCGGTGTGTCATATTTGTGGTTGCCGGTGCGAGTAAACGACCTGCCCTCGCTCAGGTTTTTGCCCCTACCGCTGACGACCAAACCTATCCCAGTCGGTTAATCCAGCCCCAAGGAGAACTTTGGTGGCTTTTTGATGAGGCTGCTGGTCTTGAATTAAGCCGGTCTTGA
- a CDS encoding FHA domain-containing protein produces MIVCPNCNHQNPDGAAQCEACYTPLPATTACPNCGAPVQTDATFCGQCGSNLRPSSSGEIGSSTGLDPFPSVPDLMAPEPLVAPDPLVASPQPSMPSSNPDVPAPVPPVPATVVSQPPAQEEAAEERASVSPPPAAASSSTPPAPAAPAASASGSSKTQLQQQNARLLHIQTDTMIELPAQLSVIHIGKPNDQIPPDIDVSGFPNSEIVSRIHADVRVEGDAFYIEDVGSANGTYINHNPLPSGNRHRLRTGDRIGLGKGDKMTFLFQLS; encoded by the coding sequence ATGATTGTCTGCCCGAATTGCAATCACCAAAATCCTGATGGAGCAGCCCAGTGTGAGGCTTGCTACACCCCCTTACCCGCCACCACCGCCTGTCCCAACTGTGGCGCACCCGTCCAAACCGACGCCACCTTCTGCGGTCAGTGTGGTTCTAACCTGCGACCGAGCAGTTCAGGCGAGATAGGCTCATCGACCGGATTAGACCCGTTCCCCAGCGTCCCGGACTTAATGGCACCTGAGCCGCTGGTGGCACCCGATCCTTTAGTGGCTAGCCCTCAACCCTCGATGCCCAGTTCTAACCCGGATGTCCCCGCTCCGGTGCCACCCGTTCCAGCTACAGTGGTGAGTCAGCCACCTGCACAGGAGGAAGCAGCCGAGGAACGAGCAAGCGTCAGTCCACCCCCAGCGGCGGCTTCTAGCAGCACTCCACCCGCGCCCGCAGCGCCCGCAGCAAGTGCCTCTGGTAGCTCAAAAACGCAGCTACAGCAGCAAAATGCCCGTCTCTTGCACATCCAAACGGATACGATGATTGAATTGCCAGCACAACTGTCGGTAATTCACATTGGCAAACCGAATGACCAGATTCCGCCTGATATCGATGTTTCAGGATTCCCCAATTCCGAGATTGTTTCTCGGATTCATGCGGATGTTCGCGTGGAGGGAGACGCCTTCTACATAGAAGACGTTGGGAGTGCGAATGGCACCTACATTAACCATAACCCCCTGCCTAGCGGCAATCGGCACCGTTTAAGAACAGGCGATCGCATTGGCTTAGGTAAAGGCGACAAGATGACATTCTTGTTCCAACTCTCTTAA
- a CDS encoding FHA domain-containing protein gives MITLTLLHPIQSIPVQNWTFEPESVVIRIGRSTENDVILYSAVVSRHHVEIRRNGSDWEVVSLGANGTYLDGKRIAQVPVVDGMIIRLASSGPQIQIRIGSTETKVRQNAAAGKQSVARKSEEKSRDRETFIDARLLEADEKNQPNVKLVTAAENLGKSNQLP, from the coding sequence GTGATTACCCTGACCCTGCTGCATCCTATCCAATCTATACCAGTTCAGAATTGGACTTTTGAACCCGAATCAGTAGTAATTCGGATTGGACGGTCAACCGAGAATGATGTCATTCTTTATAGTGCGGTTGTTTCTCGCCACCACGTCGAGATCCGGCGCAATGGTTCCGATTGGGAAGTTGTTAGTTTAGGTGCAAATGGCACCTATCTCGATGGAAAACGCATCGCCCAAGTGCCGGTGGTTGATGGGATGATTATTCGGCTTGCCAGCTCCGGTCCCCAAATTCAAATTCGGATTGGCTCGACCGAAACGAAGGTAAGGCAAAATGCGGCTGCGGGCAAACAATCGGTTGCTCGAAAGTCAGAAGAGAAATCTAGAGATAGAGAGACTTTCATCGATGCTCGTTTGCTGGAAGCAGATGAAAAGAATCAACCCAACGTGAAGCTGGTAACTGCTGCGGAAAATCTTGGTAAATCTAATCAATTACCCTAG
- the ndhL gene encoding NAD(P)H-quinone oxidoreductase subunit L — protein MMVAILYLVLSGAYLVVIPFALYAYLQQRWYVASSFERSFMYFLVFFFFPGLLLLSPFLNFRPKRRQVQS, from the coding sequence ATGATGGTTGCGATATTGTATCTAGTTTTGAGTGGAGCCTACCTGGTAGTGATTCCCTTCGCCCTGTATGCCTACCTGCAACAGCGTTGGTATGTTGCTAGCTCCTTTGAACGGAGTTTCATGTATTTCCTGGTTTTCTTTTTCTTCCCAGGTTTGTTGCTCCTCAGCCCATTTTTGAATTTTCGACCCAAGCGGCGGCAAGTTCAGAGTTAA
- a CDS encoding DUF3007 family protein, with translation MRRIDIIGIGIGVFAAGGIAYFLLLVAGLDSLEAGIWSQVFLVGGLVGWLLTYLFRVGTKRMTYNQQLKDYEEAVLQKRLEELTPEELAQMQAEIERENKLKK, from the coding sequence ATGCGACGAATTGACATCATTGGAATTGGCATCGGCGTCTTTGCCGCCGGTGGAATTGCGTATTTTCTGTTGCTGGTGGCTGGGCTAGATAGCTTGGAAGCGGGGATTTGGAGTCAAGTTTTCCTGGTGGGCGGGTTGGTTGGCTGGCTGCTGACTTACTTGTTCCGAGTGGGAACGAAACGGATGACCTATAACCAGCAGCTAAAAGACTATGAAGAAGCCGTTTTGCAAAAGCGACTGGAAGAATTGACGCCAGAAGAACTGGCTCAGATGCAAGCTGAAATCGAACGGGAAAACAAATTAAAAAAATAG
- the trpA gene encoding tryptophan synthase subunit alpha yields MTSISECFESLARRSECALIPFITAGDPDLETTAKALKVLDAAGADMIELGVPYSDPLADGPTIQAAATRALQRGTRLEQVLEMVSGVSKEVRSPIILFTYYNPILNRGIEPFFKQIANAGVRGLVVPDLPLEESSNLLQTAASMGIDVILLVAPTSSPERIEAIARQSQGFIYLVSVTGVTGIRSGLDSRVQDILKQIRSVTDKPIGIGFGISEPEHARQVKDWGADAAIVGSALVKRLAEGTPEQGLDAIAEFCRSLKTAITT; encoded by the coding sequence ATGACTTCAATTTCCGAGTGCTTTGAGTCTCTCGCGCGTCGCTCTGAATGTGCCTTAATTCCCTTTATCACAGCGGGAGATCCGGATCTGGAGACTACGGCTAAGGCGTTAAAAGTCCTTGATGCCGCCGGTGCTGACATGATTGAGCTGGGCGTTCCCTATTCAGATCCGTTGGCAGATGGACCCACGATTCAAGCGGCTGCGACTCGCGCCTTGCAACGGGGAACCCGTTTGGAACAGGTACTAGAGATGGTCTCCGGCGTTAGCAAAGAGGTGCGATCGCCTATCATTTTATTTACCTACTACAACCCGATTCTAAACCGGGGCATTGAACCGTTCTTCAAGCAGATTGCGAATGCTGGGGTGCGGGGATTGGTCGTGCCAGATTTGCCATTGGAGGAGTCTTCCAACCTGCTGCAAACTGCTGCCAGTATGGGAATTGATGTAATTTTATTGGTCGCGCCTACCAGTTCCCCAGAGCGAATAGAAGCGATCGCGCGTCAGTCTCAGGGATTCATTTACTTGGTGAGTGTCACTGGTGTAACGGGAATACGATCTGGACTGGACTCGCGGGTGCAAGATATCCTCAAGCAGATACGAAGCGTTACGGATAAGCCCATCGGCATTGGGTTTGGCATCTCTGAGCCAGAACACGCCCGTCAGGTGAAAGACTGGGGAGCAGATGCTGCAATCGTCGGGAGTGCCTTGGTGAAACGTTTGGCAGAAGGAACACCCGAACAGGGACTCGATGCGATCGCTGAGTTTTGCCGGAGTTTGAAAACGGCGATTACGACCTAA
- the cheB gene encoding chemotaxis-specific protein-glutamate methyltransferase CheB, which translates to MPIRVLLVDDSAIAMTVLKRILSSSPEIEVVGMARTGREALALIPSCAPQVICTDLYMPQMDGLEFISEVMATYPRPILVISTSVQEEDRQNVFRLLEAGAVDIFPKPRGGAGSDYELVKQELIGKIKILSGVSVFTQYRKKAVLDFKFSTINPQAKIPHQKSKIVVIGASTGGPQALYNILIHLPVNFSLPVICIQHISEGFLQGMVDWLGTECRLPVKIARAGEIPKAGTIYFPPERLHLELDTQGRFCHSAAPPMGGHRPSVTVTFKSVTSFYGQGTVGILLTGMGRDGAEGMEAIARAGGVTIAQDEKSCVVFGMPKEAIALGAAQYVLPITEIAPMLLARIMGSD; encoded by the coding sequence ATGCCAATTCGAGTTTTATTAGTAGACGATTCTGCGATCGCGATGACAGTGCTGAAACGGATTCTGTCGTCCTCACCGGAAATTGAAGTGGTGGGGATGGCGCGAACGGGTCGAGAAGCATTGGCACTGATTCCCTCTTGTGCGCCCCAGGTGATTTGCACAGACCTATATATGCCACAGATGGATGGTCTGGAATTTATCTCTGAGGTTATGGCAACTTATCCGCGCCCGATTCTGGTGATTAGCACTTCAGTACAGGAAGAAGATAGGCAAAATGTTTTCCGGCTTTTAGAGGCGGGGGCAGTGGATATTTTTCCCAAGCCTCGTGGTGGCGCAGGATCGGATTATGAGTTGGTAAAACAGGAGTTAATTGGCAAGATTAAAATCCTCTCTGGTGTGAGTGTCTTTACCCAGTATCGGAAGAAGGCAGTTTTAGATTTTAAATTTTCAACGATAAATCCCCAAGCTAAAATCCCCCATCAGAAATCCAAAATCGTGGTGATTGGCGCGTCTACTGGAGGTCCGCAAGCTCTCTACAACATTCTTATCCATCTGCCCGTGAATTTTTCCCTGCCGGTGATTTGTATTCAGCACATCAGCGAAGGGTTTTTACAGGGAATGGTGGATTGGCTAGGGACAGAATGTCGTTTGCCAGTCAAAATTGCCCGTGCTGGGGAAATACCAAAAGCGGGAACGATTTATTTTCCACCGGAACGGCTGCATTTAGAATTGGATACTCAAGGCAGATTTTGTCATTCTGCCGCCCCGCCGATGGGGGGACATCGCCCCTCTGTCACAGTCACTTTTAAGTCGGTGACGAGTTTCTACGGTCAAGGAACGGTGGGGATATTGTTGACTGGAATGGGTAGAGACGGTGCGGAAGGAATGGAAGCGATCGCTCGTGCGGGTGGCGTTACCATTGCCCAAGATGAGAAAAGCTGTGTGGTGTTTGGAATGCCAAAAGAAGCGATCGCTCTTGGTGCAGCGCAGTATGTTTTGCCCATCACTGAGATCGCGCCTATGTTACTTGCCAGAATTATGGGTAGCGATTAA
- a CDS encoding hybrid sensor histidine kinase/response regulator: MIIEDDELRDLFKIASEEHLQKLDDGLLHLEKYPDDEVRLEELLRETHSLKGDARMLGVRDVETLTHQLEHILEGVKRGETQLVSTICDRLYQGLDAIRKLVCEAVTGEPAGINTFLVLAQMMGAEFTTPANQNHQNFLDQEGVQEVVQPEDEEAIEKETLSPDITSELPETAADIETLQTTFRQTPAALIPMEVGLKEVGLKPAPNALDSRGGLPNFSSNGSQSPPSPPIALGEPYRIETIRVETRNLDALLTQAGELTVTKIRIAHRLAEIEEIVALWEESSRLSVQKTSALSLHREKITGGRQAVSFIASPQNGRGDRIPTAPMGGQPYSLNGGSQPLQHFDERLGVLINQLRDAIYEDTARLDTIAGDLEEGIRTLRLLPLSTIFQLFPRMVRDLARQQNKEVNLIIEGGETKADKRILEEMKDPLMHILRNCVDHGIETPAEREAQGKPRTATIEIKSYQTATNIAIAIKDDGRGLDIEKIKQTALKRGLCREEELAAMTPAQIHSLIFASGFSTRTFVTEVSGRGVGLDVVRTNVERLKGSIEVESTPGKGCTLRLCLGTTLATAPVLIVEVSGKAYALPVEFVQTTRLISLEQIFTIEGRETIVLNGHPVSVARLADLLELPVVSSNGQRTADKEQLPCIILKVGEEQLGIFVDGWVDQQDVVLKSQSKLLKRVRNVVGATILGTGEVCMILNPSDLIKSVRKRTPQVKSFKPITDEVRKPVILLTEDSIAIRTQEKRILEGAGYEVVTAVDGLDGFNKLKTRSFDAVVSDVQMPNLDGLGFAARIRQNKEYNEIPIILVTSLASDEDKRRGAEAGANAYITKGTFNQEILLETLRRLV, encoded by the coding sequence ATGATTATAGAAGACGACGAACTCCGAGATTTATTCAAAATTGCCAGCGAAGAACATTTGCAAAAACTGGATGACGGGTTGCTGCATTTAGAAAAGTACCCTGACGACGAAGTTCGATTAGAAGAATTATTGCGAGAAACCCACAGCCTCAAAGGCGATGCTCGAATGCTGGGCGTGCGTGATGTAGAAACTCTCACCCATCAACTGGAACATATTTTGGAAGGCGTCAAACGTGGCGAGACACAACTGGTATCTACAATATGCGATCGCCTCTATCAAGGTTTGGATGCCATTCGCAAACTGGTCTGCGAAGCCGTCACCGGGGAACCAGCAGGCATCAACACCTTTCTCGTCCTCGCCCAAATGATGGGAGCTGAATTTACAACTCCAGCCAATCAAAATCATCAGAATTTTTTAGACCAGGAAGGCGTTCAGGAAGTAGTTCAGCCAGAAGATGAGGAAGCAATTGAGAAAGAAACCCTTTCCCCGGATATAACTTCCGAACTGCCCGAAACAGCCGCCGACATAGAAACATTACAGACAACGTTTCGACAAACCCCCGCAGCTCTGATACCAATGGAGGTGGGGTTGAAGGAGGTGGGTTTGAAACCTGCCCCTAATGCTCTCGACAGTAGGGGCGGTCTACCCAACTTTTCGAGCAATGGCTCTCAATCCCCTCCCTCGCCACCCATTGCACTCGGTGAACCCTACCGCATCGAAACGATTCGCGTCGAAACCCGCAATCTTGATGCGTTACTGACCCAAGCAGGCGAACTCACCGTTACCAAAATCCGCATTGCCCATCGCTTAGCTGAAATTGAGGAAATTGTGGCGCTGTGGGAGGAGTCGAGCCGTCTAAGCGTGCAGAAAACTTCAGCGCTGAGCCTACACAGAGAAAAGATAACAGGTGGGCGGCAAGCGGTAAGTTTCATCGCTTCCCCTCAGAACGGGCGGGGAGACCGCATCCCTACAGCACCGATGGGGGGACAGCCCTACAGCCTAAACGGGGGGAGCCAACCCCTACAGCACTTCGACGAGCGCTTGGGAGTTCTGATCAACCAGTTAAGAGATGCCATCTATGAAGATACTGCCAGACTAGACACAATTGCCGGTGATTTGGAAGAAGGCATTCGCACCCTACGCCTGTTGCCCCTATCCACCATCTTTCAGTTATTTCCCCGGATGGTAAGGGATTTAGCCAGACAGCAAAATAAAGAAGTCAATCTGATCATTGAAGGCGGCGAAACTAAAGCGGACAAGCGCATCCTGGAAGAAATGAAAGATCCCTTGATGCATATCCTTCGCAACTGCGTCGATCATGGCATTGAGACCCCAGCCGAGCGAGAAGCACAGGGAAAGCCGCGTACCGCCACCATTGAGATCAAAAGCTACCAAACTGCCACAAATATTGCGATCGCGATCAAGGACGATGGGCGAGGATTAGACATCGAAAAAATTAAGCAGACAGCTCTCAAGCGCGGACTCTGCCGGGAAGAAGAACTCGCCGCCATGACACCGGCTCAAATTCACTCGTTGATTTTTGCTTCCGGTTTCTCAACGCGGACTTTTGTGACCGAAGTTTCAGGCAGAGGCGTAGGGTTAGACGTGGTTCGCACCAATGTAGAACGCCTCAAAGGCAGCATTGAGGTTGAATCAACACCCGGAAAGGGCTGCACGCTGCGGCTTTGTCTGGGCACAACCCTGGCAACCGCGCCGGTACTGATTGTAGAAGTGAGCGGAAAAGCTTATGCCCTACCAGTGGAGTTTGTGCAAACAACGCGGTTGATTTCCCTGGAGCAGATTTTTACGATCGAAGGCAGAGAGACCATTGTTTTGAATGGGCACCCGGTTTCCGTCGCGCGACTAGCAGATTTGCTGGAATTACCAGTCGTCAGTAGTAACGGACAAAGAACTGCTGACAAAGAACAACTGCCCTGCATTATTTTGAAAGTGGGAGAAGAGCAACTGGGGATATTCGTTGATGGTTGGGTAGATCAACAGGATGTGGTACTCAAATCTCAAAGTAAATTGCTCAAACGAGTTCGTAATGTAGTTGGCGCAACTATCCTCGGTACCGGGGAAGTTTGCATGATTTTAAATCCTTCAGATTTAATTAAATCTGTGCGAAAACGAACTCCACAAGTAAAATCGTTCAAACCAATTACAGACGAAGTCAGAAAACCCGTAATCTTGTTGACAGAAGATTCTATTGCCATTCGCACTCAGGAAAAACGCATTCTGGAGGGTGCTGGTTATGAAGTAGTGACAGCAGTGGACGGGTTGGACGGTTTCAACAAACTCAAAACTCGTTCTTTTGATGCGGTGGTTTCCGACGTGCAAATGCCGAATTTGGATGGTCTGGGTTTTGCCGCGAGGATTCGCCAAAATAAGGAATATAATGAAATTCCAATCATTCTGGTGACATCCCTGGCTTCAGATGAAGATAAACGCAGAGGTGCAGAAGCCGGTGCGAATGCTTACATTACCAAAGGCACTTTCAACCAAGAAATATTATTAGAAACATTAAGAAGACTTGTGTAG
- a CDS encoding methyl-accepting chemotaxis protein, whose translation MFKNLSLQSRLIGSFLLMGLIVLVVALVGWNGASRLSGHINTLGNNTLPSITGLWKINEGQTQIQSAERALLNTLLSQENRQIELDRMKNAKEQIDEGFKQYESAPQTEDEKKLYQKFLLDWKKWQRDHESFLNIYQQFVKLGILDPPTRLAELVSQQRQTSPEFAAAKAADSLLDQLSELAANEELNSFNTSTESVLEVLQYSHNIGEAAQRAAEKDVTQTTFWLVLGVILGPVTAIIFGIFFSITIAKPLGAKISGIVNTIVTSSSEIAATVEQQERTAAQQAASVNQTTITMDELGASSQQSAEQAEAAATGSRQVLSLTEGGSQAVGRTLEEMALLKDRVGAIASQILLLSEQTNQIGNISGLVSDLANQTNMLALNAAVEAVRAGEHGKGFAVVAAEIRKLAEQSKKSAGKINVLVGDIQNAINVTVMVTDEGTKTVEAGVKTAQGTAQAFTGVADAIENIAINSQQISLSAKQQAIAIQQVVDAMSSLNVAAKENASGITQTKIGIQRLNEAALNLKSVV comes from the coding sequence ATGTTTAAGAATTTGTCTTTACAATCCCGATTAATCGGCTCATTTTTATTAATGGGTCTAATTGTATTAGTGGTTGCCCTAGTAGGCTGGAACGGAGCTTCTCGGCTGAGCGGTCATATCAATACACTGGGGAATAATACTTTGCCCAGCATAACTGGATTGTGGAAAATCAATGAAGGGCAGACCCAAATCCAGTCAGCGGAGCGAGCGCTACTTAATACACTCTTGAGCCAAGAAAATCGGCAAATTGAATTAGACCGAATGAAAAATGCTAAAGAGCAGATTGACGAAGGGTTTAAACAATATGAGTCAGCTCCACAGACCGAGGACGAAAAAAAGCTCTATCAAAAATTTCTTCTAGACTGGAAAAAGTGGCAACGAGACCATGAAAGTTTTCTGAATATTTATCAACAATTTGTCAAGCTAGGCATCTTAGATCCCCCAACCCGTCTGGCTGAGCTTGTCAGTCAGCAGAGGCAGACTTCACCGGAATTTGCAGCTGCAAAAGCAGCAGATTCCCTGCTGGATCAACTCAGCGAACTGGCAGCAAACGAAGAACTAAACTCCTTTAACACATCCACAGAATCGGTTCTAGAAGTTTTGCAATACAGCCACAACATTGGGGAAGCAGCCCAGAGGGCAGCAGAAAAAGATGTGACTCAAACAACATTTTGGCTGGTTCTGGGTGTAATTCTTGGTCCCGTTACTGCGATTATCTTTGGCATTTTCTTCAGCATCACGATTGCTAAGCCGCTGGGTGCCAAAATATCTGGCATCGTCAACACGATTGTCACTTCTTCATCAGAAATCGCTGCCACGGTAGAGCAACAAGAACGCACGGCAGCTCAACAAGCAGCGTCTGTGAATCAAACCACGATCACGATGGATGAGTTGGGTGCTTCGTCCCAGCAATCAGCAGAGCAAGCCGAAGCAGCAGCAACCGGCTCGCGGCAGGTGCTGTCGCTGACGGAGGGTGGAAGCCAAGCCGTCGGGCGAACTTTGGAGGAAATGGCGCTGCTCAAAGATAGAGTGGGAGCGATCGCTTCTCAAATTCTCCTTCTATCCGAGCAAACGAATCAAATTGGCAATATCTCTGGCTTGGTGAGTGACTTAGCCAACCAGACGAATATGCTGGCACTGAATGCAGCCGTTGAAGCCGTTCGAGCTGGCGAACATGGCAAAGGCTTTGCGGTGGTGGCGGCAGAAATTCGCAAACTGGCAGAACAAAGTAAGAAATCCGCCGGGAAAATTAACGTCCTAGTTGGCGATATTCAAAACGCGATCAATGTCACGGTGATGGTGACGGATGAAGGGACGAAAACGGTGGAAGCCGGGGTGAAAACCGCTCAGGGCACAGCACAAGCATTCACCGGCGTGGCTGATGCTATCGAAAATATCGCTATAAACAGTCAACAAATTTCGCTTTCCGCCAAACAACAAGCGATCGCGATTCAACAAGTCGTTGATGCAATGAGCAGCCTCAATGTCGCAGCGAAAGAAAATGCCAGTGGCATTACTCAAACTAAAATCGGCATCCAAAGATTGAATGAAGCGGCTCTCAACCTCAAGTCAGTGGTGTAG
- a CDS encoding chemotaxis protein CheW, whose product MESKHYIVFSLNASLYGIEAFSVQEIFFLPELTPIVEAPPEMVGVLNLRGEILPVMDLHFRLGYGFPEYRLTDSVIVLISQGLRFGIVVNEVHDVQKISANAIATDFSYKREVTNQPHLVRGVAKVEADIVMLLNPEKLLQSSEQIEALITEKKPFNLEGEADTSLSFSKKNRLFSSNTTSEEKAIFRERADSLMRQAESQDFSGSRPMAVINLNGEYFGVDLGNVREFTDIRKVTPIPCCPAYIVGNMNLRGEILTLIDIRGVLNLPLGNLENTSKAMIACIDDLVAGVIVDQVLDVMYLHLSEMMPVPAAARSGNNEYLRGTVAYGEKMMAILDLPKLLTQTELMVDEEV is encoded by the coding sequence ATGGAATCTAAACACTATATTGTTTTCAGCTTGAATGCTTCACTTTATGGAATAGAAGCATTTTCAGTACAGGAGATTTTCTTTCTCCCGGAGTTAACCCCAATCGTAGAAGCACCGCCGGAAATGGTAGGAGTGCTTAATCTCCGGGGTGAAATTTTGCCAGTTATGGATCTCCATTTTCGCCTTGGGTACGGATTCCCTGAATACCGCCTCACGGATAGTGTCATTGTTCTGATATCTCAGGGATTGAGATTTGGCATTGTTGTCAATGAAGTTCACGACGTGCAGAAAATCTCCGCGAATGCGATCGCAACAGATTTCTCCTATAAACGAGAAGTCACGAATCAACCCCATTTGGTTAGGGGTGTTGCCAAGGTAGAGGCAGATATCGTGATGTTGCTGAACCCGGAAAAGCTTCTCCAATCCTCAGAGCAAATTGAAGCATTAATTACAGAAAAAAAACCGTTCAATCTAGAAGGGGAAGCTGATACTTCCCTTAGTTTTTCTAAGAAAAACCGTTTATTTTCCTCCAATACAACATCTGAAGAAAAAGCGATTTTTCGGGAACGGGCAGACAGTTTAATGCGGCAAGCAGAGAGCCAAGATTTTTCTGGGAGTCGCCCGATGGCAGTGATTAATTTAAATGGTGAATATTTTGGTGTAGATTTAGGAAACGTGCGCGAATTTACTGATATTCGCAAAGTTACTCCAATTCCTTGTTGCCCAGCTTATATTGTCGGCAATATGAATTTGCGGGGTGAGATTTTGACATTAATCGATATTCGTGGAGTATTAAATTTACCATTGGGTAATCTAGAGAATACATCAAAAGCGATGATTGCTTGCATCGACGATCTGGTTGCTGGCGTGATAGTTGATCAGGTATTGGATGTGATGTATTTGCACCTGTCGGAGATGATGCCAGTGCCTGCCGCAGCGCGTTCTGGTAATAATGAATACCTCCGGGGGACGGTTGCTTACGGCGAAAAAATGATGGCTATTTTAGATTTACCGAAGCTCTTGACGCAAACAGAATTAATGGTTGATGAAGAAGTGTGA